From a region of the Listeria monocytogenes ATCC 19117 genome:
- a CDS encoding quaternary amine ABC transporter ATP-binding protein, protein MSKIKVEELTKIFGKKASKASSLLSQGKSKTEILKETGATIGVNKASFSVEEGEIFVIMGLSGSGKSTLVRLLNRLIEPTSGKIWLDGKELSSLNKKELLEVRRKSMSMVFQNFGLFPNRTINRNVEYGLEIQGMDKEEREKNAAESLALVGLAGYGEQYPSQLSGGMQQRVGLARALANNPDILLMDEAFSALDPLNRKDMQDQLLDLQDKMKKTIIFITHDLDEALRIGDHIMIMRDGSVVQTGSPEEILAHPANEYVEKFIEDVDRSKVYTASNVMIRPEIVNFEKDGPRVALKRMREAGTSSVFVVKRNRELVGIVHAAEVSKLVKENITSLETALHRDVPTTGLDTPLAEIMDTISTTTIPIAVTEDGKLKGIIIRGSVLAALSGNEVNVNA, encoded by the coding sequence TTGAGCAAGATTAAAGTAGAAGAGCTAACGAAGATTTTTGGAAAAAAGGCTTCTAAAGCATCTTCTTTACTTTCTCAGGGGAAATCGAAAACAGAGATTTTGAAAGAAACAGGGGCGACTATTGGTGTTAATAAAGCATCTTTTAGCGTAGAAGAAGGAGAAATTTTCGTTATTATGGGGCTTTCAGGTAGTGGGAAGTCGACTTTGGTACGACTTTTAAACCGTCTAATTGAGCCTACGAGCGGAAAAATTTGGCTTGACGGAAAAGAACTATCTAGTCTAAATAAAAAAGAACTTTTGGAAGTTAGAAGAAAAAGCATGAGTATGGTCTTCCAAAACTTTGGTTTATTTCCGAATAGAACGATTAATCGTAACGTAGAATACGGCCTTGAAATTCAAGGAATGGACAAAGAAGAGCGCGAGAAAAATGCAGCAGAATCGCTTGCACTTGTTGGTTTAGCTGGTTACGGCGAACAATATCCTTCGCAACTTTCTGGTGGGATGCAGCAACGTGTAGGGCTTGCGAGAGCACTTGCTAACAATCCAGATATTTTACTCATGGATGAAGCTTTCTCTGCACTTGACCCACTTAACAGAAAAGATATGCAAGATCAATTACTAGATTTACAAGATAAAATGAAGAAAACAATCATCTTTATTACCCATGATTTGGATGAGGCACTACGTATTGGTGACCACATTATGATTATGCGTGATGGCTCTGTCGTTCAAACAGGTTCCCCGGAAGAAATTCTGGCACATCCAGCAAATGAATACGTTGAAAAATTCATTGAAGATGTAGATCGTTCCAAAGTTTATACAGCGAGCAACGTAATGATACGTCCAGAAATCGTTAATTTTGAAAAAGATGGTCCTCGTGTTGCGCTTAAACGGATGCGTGAGGCTGGAACTTCCAGTGTATTCGTTGTTAAACGTAATCGTGAGCTGGTTGGTATTGTCCATGCAGCGGAAGTTTCTAAACTAGTAAAAGAAAATATTACTTCACTAGAAACAGCTTTACATCGTGATGTACCTACAACTGGCCTAGATACGCCACTTGCAGAAATCATGGATACTATCTCGACAACAACGATTCCGATTGCTGTAACCGAAGATGGAAAATTAAAAGGAATTATCATTCGCGGATCCGTTCTGGCCGCACTTTCTGGAAACGAGGTGAACGTTAATGCCTAA
- a CDS encoding S1 RNA-binding domain-containing protein: protein MNNYIGKSQIMTVKEIKDTGWLLEKDGVTVFLSKSNTHETELAVGAEVTVFIFVDYDREIAATTIIPKIQVGHYGWGTVTEVRKHLGVFVDIGIEKDVVVSLDDLPALPHLWPKKEDRVMIALRVDEENRVWGVLAEEEQFRAIAVRAEQDLFNHNVEGTIYRLLKVGSFVFTDDFHIGFIHESERTSEPRMGERVKARVIAVKPDGSLNLSLRGRAHEVLNDDAEMILTYLRSVGGEMPFGDKSDPDAIRAKFGISKAQFKRAIGTLLKARRITQENGVVTKITEETSD, encoded by the coding sequence GTGAATAACTATATTGGCAAAAGCCAAATAATGACAGTGAAAGAAATCAAAGATACAGGATGGCTCCTTGAAAAAGACGGAGTAACTGTTTTTTTATCTAAATCAAATACACATGAAACGGAACTTGCTGTTGGAGCAGAAGTAACCGTATTTATTTTTGTGGACTATGACCGCGAAATTGCAGCAACAACGATTATTCCAAAAATTCAAGTAGGGCATTACGGCTGGGGAACGGTGACAGAAGTACGTAAACATTTAGGTGTTTTTGTCGATATCGGCATTGAAAAAGACGTGGTGGTATCATTGGATGACTTACCTGCATTACCACACTTGTGGCCGAAAAAAGAAGATCGCGTGATGATTGCGCTACGTGTGGATGAAGAAAATCGTGTTTGGGGCGTCCTTGCAGAAGAAGAACAATTCCGCGCAATTGCCGTTCGTGCAGAACAAGATCTATTTAACCATAATGTCGAAGGAACTATTTATCGTTTATTAAAAGTCGGTTCATTTGTTTTTACGGATGATTTTCATATTGGATTTATACATGAAAGTGAACGAACTTCGGAACCAAGAATGGGCGAACGTGTGAAGGCTCGTGTTATCGCTGTAAAACCGGACGGGTCTCTTAATTTATCGCTTCGTGGTAGAGCACATGAAGTATTAAATGATGACGCGGAAATGATTTTAACTTATTTGCGAAGTGTTGGCGGAGAAATGCCATTCGGAGATAAATCAGATCCAGATGCCATTCGTGCCAAATTTGGTATTAGTAAAGCCCAATTCAAGCGTGCAATTGGTACGCTTTTAAAAGCAAGACGAATCACTCAAGAGAATGGTGTCGTTACAAAAATAACGGAAGAAACATCGGACTAA
- a CDS encoding copper homeostasis protein CutC, whose translation MLEVIVQNPRDAYLAEKYGANRMEVVSAISEGGLTPSYGAIKEIVRASKLPAMMMIRPHSFSFVYDKAARIVMERDIELAKEVGVQGIVYGGITENGEIDQALLEKVIEWKGDLDLTFHRALEATKDIEASYQVLRTYGKDINQLLTSGGTANALDSLPRLKRWIQDSEAQPDSFQILVGSGVKPENIATFQATLNHSDYHVGSAAREANDFSKDILKEKIDILQQQINKD comes from the coding sequence ATGTTAGAAGTGATAGTTCAAAATCCAAGAGACGCTTACTTAGCGGAAAAATACGGCGCGAATAGAATGGAAGTAGTTTCAGCAATAAGCGAAGGCGGTTTGACTCCAAGTTATGGTGCTATTAAAGAAATCGTACGTGCCTCTAAGTTACCAGCGATGATGATGATTCGACCACATAGTTTTTCTTTTGTCTATGATAAGGCAGCCAGAATAGTCATGGAACGAGATATTGAGCTTGCAAAAGAGGTTGGTGTGCAAGGGATTGTTTATGGTGGTATAACAGAAAATGGAGAAATCGATCAAGCTCTTCTCGAAAAAGTAATAGAATGGAAAGGTGATTTAGACTTAACTTTCCACCGGGCGCTGGAAGCAACTAAAGATATCGAAGCGAGTTACCAAGTTTTACGTACATATGGGAAAGACATCAACCAATTATTAACTTCAGGTGGTACAGCAAACGCACTTGACTCTTTGCCACGCCTAAAACGCTGGATTCAAGATAGCGAAGCACAGCCAGATTCATTCCAAATTTTAGTTGGAAGTGGCGTCAAACCAGAAAATATCGCGACCTTCCAAGCGACATTAAATCATAGCGACTACCATGTAGGAAGTGCGGCTAGAGAAGCCAATGATTTTTCCAAAGACATTTTAAAAGAAAAAATCGATATTTTACAGCAACAAATAAACAAAGATTGA
- a CDS encoding ABC transporter permease has translation MPNIPTIPLASWIDKLVDGLTQFEGFFNVITNIIGGIVDAFQWVFDLVPPWLFIILLVLGTFWVNRKGKKWGLIIFEVVGLLLIWNLDFWRDMTQTLTLVLTSSLIALVIGVPLGIWMAKSNIVESIFKPVLDFMQTMPAFVYLIPAVAFFGIGMVPGVVASVIFAMPPTVRMTNLGIRQVSTELVEAADSFGSTPWQKLWKVQLPMAKSTMMAGINQSIMLALSMVVIASMIGAMGLGTRVYFAVGRNDAGGGFVAGIAIVIVAIILDRLTQAFNKKAKSE, from the coding sequence ATGCCTAATATTCCAACGATTCCATTAGCTAGTTGGATTGACAAATTAGTGGATGGCTTAACGCAATTTGAAGGATTTTTTAATGTAATTACAAATATCATTGGCGGGATTGTTGATGCATTCCAATGGGTGTTCGATTTAGTTCCACCGTGGTTATTTATTATTTTACTAGTACTTGGAACTTTCTGGGTTAACCGTAAAGGCAAAAAATGGGGTTTAATTATCTTTGAAGTTGTCGGTTTACTGTTAATTTGGAACTTAGATTTCTGGCGTGATATGACACAAACATTAACGCTCGTTCTGACAAGTAGTTTAATTGCGCTTGTTATTGGGGTTCCACTTGGTATTTGGATGGCGAAAAGCAATATTGTTGAAAGTATCTTCAAACCGGTACTCGATTTTATGCAAACTATGCCAGCCTTCGTTTACTTAATTCCTGCCGTAGCATTTTTCGGAATTGGAATGGTTCCAGGGGTTGTGGCTTCTGTTATTTTCGCAATGCCTCCAACTGTTCGTATGACTAATCTAGGTATTCGCCAAGTTTCAACAGAGCTTGTAGAAGCAGCCGATTCGTTCGGTTCAACACCTTGGCAAAAACTTTGGAAAGTACAGCTACCAATGGCGAAATCAACCATGATGGCGGGTATTAACCAAAGTATCATGTTAGCACTTTCCATGGTCGTAATTGCTTCAATGATCGGTGCAATGGGACTTGGAACACGTGTTTACTTCGCAGTAGGACGTAACGACGCTGGTGGCGGATTTGTAGCTGGGATTGCGATTGTTATCGTAGCAATCATCCTAGACCGTCTGACACAAGCTTTCAATAAAAAAGCGAAATCAGAATGA
- a CDS encoding glycine/betaine ABC transporter substrate-binding protein translates to MLKKLITTAVLAMLIFTLAACGTTLAPYDAKKDLGEQINYTITGIDAGAGIMLATQNAIKDYHLDDDNWQLQTSSTAAMTSTLQKAMKDKRPIVVTGWTPHWMFTKFDLKFLDDPKNVYGNAENIHTIVRKGLKEDKPSAYQVLDNFFWTAEDMSEVMLEVNDGVDPEEAAKKWIKNNPEKVAKWTDGVEKVDGDEIKLTYVAWDSEIASTNVVAEALKQVGYKPTIQAMEIQPMWASVATDAADGMVAAWLPNTSGIYYKDYKGKFEDLGPNLKGAKIGLAVPKYMTNINSIEDLKTSK, encoded by the coding sequence TTGCTAAAAAAATTAATCACCACCGCAGTTTTGGCTATGCTTATTTTCACTTTAGCAGCCTGCGGAACAACCCTTGCTCCTTATGACGCGAAAAAAGATTTAGGCGAACAAATCAATTATACAATCACAGGAATTGATGCTGGAGCAGGAATTATGCTTGCAACACAAAATGCGATTAAAGATTACCATTTAGATGATGATAATTGGCAATTACAAACAAGTTCTACCGCGGCGATGACAAGTACACTTCAAAAAGCGATGAAAGATAAGCGCCCGATTGTTGTGACTGGTTGGACCCCGCACTGGATGTTTACAAAATTTGATTTGAAATTTTTGGATGATCCCAAAAATGTTTATGGTAATGCAGAAAATATCCACACCATTGTACGTAAAGGCTTAAAAGAAGATAAACCTTCCGCTTACCAAGTGCTAGATAATTTCTTCTGGACTGCGGAAGATATGTCTGAAGTAATGCTTGAAGTTAATGACGGTGTAGATCCAGAAGAAGCCGCTAAAAAATGGATTAAAAATAATCCAGAAAAAGTAGCAAAATGGACGGATGGCGTGGAAAAAGTAGATGGCGATGAAATCAAGTTAACTTATGTAGCTTGGGATTCTGAAATTGCCTCTACAAACGTTGTCGCAGAAGCATTAAAACAAGTTGGCTACAAACCAACGATTCAAGCAATGGAAATTCAACCGATGTGGGCGTCCGTTGCTACGGATGCAGCTGATGGTATGGTTGCTGCATGGCTTCCAAATACTTCCGGGATCTACTACAAAGATTATAAAGGAAAATTTGAAGATTTAGGACCAAACTTAAAAGGTGCTAAAATCGGTCTAGCAGTTCCAAAATACATGACAAACATTAATTCCATTGAAGATTTAAAAACAAGCAAATAA
- the liaF gene encoding cell wall-active antibiotics response protein LiaF has product MKKMESSVVFVFLIAIIVGVGLEMLFQWELLILFALGIFFIFTSRKASATKKSARNSLFIGIVFIIIAVLLTTTFKVGLVVAGIYAIIHYISRKRAPQLLMLKTREPDSKIDRTDKFIRNQWFGNQRILDVVYEWDDINIQTGIGDTILDLGNTVLPTGESVIMIRSVSGKIRILVPFDIGICIEHSAIFGNIQYDKESTSIQNNSIKVYSDNYESSARKVKIMTSVIFGDLEVIRL; this is encoded by the coding sequence TTGAAAAAAATGGAAAGCTCGGTTGTTTTTGTATTTTTAATTGCGATTATTGTTGGCGTTGGTTTGGAGATGCTGTTCCAGTGGGAGTTGCTTATTTTATTTGCACTCGGGATATTTTTTATCTTTACATCAAGGAAGGCAAGCGCAACAAAGAAAAGTGCAAGAAACTCATTATTTATTGGTATCGTATTTATCATTATCGCCGTGTTACTTACAACCACGTTTAAAGTTGGGCTTGTTGTTGCAGGTATTTATGCGATCATTCACTACATTAGTAGGAAGCGGGCACCCCAATTATTGATGCTCAAAACGAGAGAACCTGACAGCAAGATTGACCGTACGGATAAGTTTATTCGTAATCAGTGGTTCGGTAACCAGCGTATACTTGATGTAGTGTATGAATGGGATGACATCAATATTCAAACAGGGATTGGAGATACGATTCTTGATTTAGGGAACACGGTTTTACCAACTGGCGAAAGTGTCATTATGATTCGTAGTGTCTCAGGAAAAATTCGGATACTTGTTCCATTTGATATCGGTATTTGCATTGAACATTCCGCAATTTTCGGAAACATCCAATATGATAAAGAAAGCACCTCTATTCAAAATAATAGCATCAAGGTCTACTCAGATAATTACGAAAGTTCCGCACGAAAAGTGAAAATCATGACTTCTGTAATCTTCGGAGATTTAGAGGTGATTAGACTA
- a CDS encoding PTS sugar transporter subunit IIA, translating to MFKKFLKKSKQEVLFAHVTGQVIALEDVPDPVFNQKMMGEGIAIKPETGTIVAPIDGKIIQLAETKHAFGIRTDMGQEILVHIGLETVSLNGEGFNVLVSVGDKVKVGDPIVEADFDFIEKNAASTVVPMVITNSSEGKYDFDFHAVTKAEAGKTEVITTNLK from the coding sequence ATGTTTAAAAAATTTTTAAAAAAATCGAAACAAGAAGTACTATTCGCTCACGTAACTGGGCAAGTTATTGCATTAGAAGATGTTCCAGATCCAGTTTTTAATCAAAAAATGATGGGAGAAGGCATTGCAATCAAACCAGAAACTGGTACCATTGTCGCTCCAATAGACGGGAAAATTATTCAATTGGCAGAAACAAAACATGCTTTTGGCATTCGTACGGATATGGGACAAGAAATTCTTGTACATATCGGCTTAGAAACCGTATCCTTAAATGGAGAAGGGTTCAACGTTTTAGTCAGTGTAGGAGATAAAGTAAAAGTAGGCGATCCTATTGTAGAAGCTGACTTTGATTTTATTGAAAAAAATGCTGCAAGTACTGTTGTACCAATGGTTATAACGAATAGCTCAGAAGGTAAATATGATTTTGATTTCCATGCTGTAACTAAGGCAGAAGCAGGAAAAACCGAAGTCATTACAACTAATTTAAAATAA